Proteins encoded by one window of Thunnus thynnus chromosome 3, fThuThy2.1, whole genome shotgun sequence:
- the LOC137180609 gene encoding small integral membrane protein 28-like, whose product MRVLLESSWMRFGPAGRGSYDWVTGSPSTQEKQSYNWNDLGEDRKPELVVYVVLPIVSVLLLALLMGLVYRRCSRSKLNLANIIALDLEDAESSAEFLSSLTRNVERHTSTSSDGSDGVFVMVYLPPPYEDTLSKITRAASLSSSKDAESIKIEDLEAKLCPELKSSGRYV is encoded by the exons ATGCGGGTGCTACTGGAGAGCAGCTGGATGAGGTTTGGACCAGCTGGCAGAGGGTCGTACGACTGGGTGACAGGATCACCTTCAACACAGGAGAAGCAG AGCTACAACTGGAATGACCTGGGAGAGGACAGAAAGCCAGAGCTGGTGGTCTACGTGGTCCTCCCTATCGTCTCCGTCCTCCTGCTGGCTCTCCTGATGGGCCTGGTCTACCGCCGATGCTCCCGCAGCAAGCTGAACCTGGCCAACATCATCGCTCTGGACCTGGAGGACGCAGAGAGCAGCGCTGAGTTCCTCTCCTCCCTGACCAGGAACGTCGAGCGCCACACCAGTACCAGCTCAGACGGATCGGACGGGGTCTTCGTCATGGTCTACCTGCCTCCGCCCTACGAGGACACGCTCAGCAAGATCACCCGAGCCGCCAGCCTCTCCAGCTCCAAGGACGCAGAGTCGATAAAGATAGAAGATCTGGAGGCCAAGTTGTGTCCGGAGCTCAAGTCCAGCGGTCGCTATGTGTGA
- the LOC137180610 gene encoding uncharacterized protein, with protein MKVLVVFLLVVLDSSLTEGRIVSKCELRDEVMKAMSTLSDKAKQKGLTAENLVAKIVCHVEEGSGFNTSTIHQLRPRMENHPKRGKREAHYAGMFGLAHHGSHFSTMQPHTRQRRHAAEPPSQNPPTPPARPAPLDEEVWTLYGLFQLSNHLVCSDGVTPSPNTCNIDCNNLADDNISDDITCLLRILTDLVENGFSAAHWEEFRRMIRIIFQEECRDKQFSVYFAECA; from the exons ATGAAGGTACTCGTGGTGTTTCTCTTGGTAGTGCTGGACTCCAGTCTGACCGAGGGGAGGATTGTGTCAAAATGTGAGCTGAGAGATGAAGTGATGAAGGCCATGTCCACCCTGTCTGATAAGGCAAAGCAGAAAGGACTGACTGCAGAGAACTTGGTGGCCAAGA TTGTCTGTCATGTGGAGGAAGGTTCTGGATTCAACACCAGCACAATACATCAGCTGAGGCCCAGGATGGAAAACCATccaaagagagggaagagggaggCTCACTACGCCGGCATGTTCGGCCTGGCTCACCATGGGAGCCATTTTAGCACAATGCAGCCGCACACCCGGCAGCGACGGCACGCCGCGGAGCCTCCATCACAAAACCCCCCTACACCGCCCGCCAGGCCTGCACCCCTGGACGAGGAGGTCTGGACACTGTATGGCCTTTTCCAGCTCAGCAATCACCTGGTCTGCAGTGACGGCGTCACTCCATCACCCAACACCTGTAACATCGACTGCAACA ATTTGGCTGATGACAACATAAGTGATGACATTACCTGCCTGTTGAGGATCCTCACTGATCTTGT TGAGAATGGTTTCTCGGCGGCCCACTGGGAAGAGTTCAGAAGAAT GATCAGGATCATCTTCCAGGAGGAGTGTCGGGATAAGCAGTTCTCTGTGTACTTCGCTGAGTGCGCATAA